From the genome of Mycobacterium dioxanotrophicus, one region includes:
- a CDS encoding GAF and ANTAR domain-containing protein: MTGNDRPDPLRRLDATSEAIADLRGILAGEEPLDDVLARVAQTAARAIPDADAVSITVFNGDTRRTPVCTDERIIGLDHLQQESGRGPCVEAAQRRIPVRMEISGDTRWPEFSEAAEQLRIQAILSVPLLIGDDDVELLGSLNVYSYTVSAFDPFDEGLMRLYTVAASAAITNARLWQQSRDTIAQLERALTSRAEIDQAKGALMSVRGCTADEAFRLLVEESQHRNVKLYDIARSLLASLHRDPD; encoded by the coding sequence ATGACAGGCAACGATCGCCCGGATCCCTTGCGGCGCCTGGATGCAACCTCGGAGGCGATCGCCGACCTTCGCGGCATTCTCGCTGGGGAAGAGCCGCTTGATGACGTCTTGGCCCGAGTGGCCCAGACCGCGGCACGAGCGATCCCCGATGCCGACGCCGTGAGCATCACGGTGTTCAATGGCGACACTCGTCGCACTCCGGTGTGCACCGACGAACGGATCATCGGGCTTGACCACCTTCAGCAAGAGTCAGGCCGCGGACCGTGCGTCGAGGCGGCCCAACGTAGGATCCCGGTGCGGATGGAGATCAGCGGTGACACCCGGTGGCCGGAATTCTCCGAGGCCGCCGAGCAACTCCGTATTCAGGCGATATTGTCGGTGCCGCTGTTGATTGGCGATGACGACGTCGAACTGCTCGGATCCTTGAACGTCTACAGCTACACCGTGTCGGCGTTCGACCCTTTCGATGAAGGGCTGATGCGGCTTTACACCGTCGCAGCCAGCGCAGCCATCACCAACGCCCGCCTATGGCAACAGAGCAGGGACACCATCGCCCAGCTCGAACGCGCCCTGACGTCGCGGGCCGAAATCGACCAAGCCAAAGGGGCGTTGATGTCCGTCCGCGGATGCACGGCCGACGAAGCGTTCCGGCTCCTCGTCGAAGAATCCCAACACCGCAACGTCAAGCTGTACGACATCGCGCGCAGCCTCCTGGCGTCGCTGCACCGAGATCCGGATTGA
- the nuoI gene encoding NADH-quinone oxidoreductase subunit NuoI, whose protein sequence is MFTFLKPIAGFRVTFSAMFKKPVTEGYPEKPGPVAPRYHGRHQLNRWPDGLEKCIGCELCAWACPADAIFVEGADNTEAERFSPGERYGRVYQINYLRCIGCGFCIEACPTRALTMINDYEMADDNRADLIYGKDQLLAPLQPGMAAPPHPMAPGSTERDYYLGNIRRGEPGSPVTTLLTRTRGRVPPPAK, encoded by the coding sequence ATGTTTACATTCCTCAAACCCATCGCGGGTTTTCGCGTGACGTTTTCGGCGATGTTCAAGAAGCCAGTCACCGAGGGGTATCCGGAGAAGCCGGGCCCGGTGGCGCCGCGCTATCACGGCCGCCATCAGCTCAACCGATGGCCCGACGGGTTGGAGAAGTGCATCGGGTGTGAGCTGTGCGCGTGGGCCTGCCCGGCCGACGCGATTTTCGTGGAGGGCGCCGATAACACCGAGGCCGAACGCTTTTCGCCGGGCGAGCGCTACGGGCGGGTGTATCAGATTAATTACCTGCGCTGCATCGGCTGCGGGTTCTGCATCGAGGCTTGCCCGACGCGAGCGCTGACGATGATCAACGACTACGAAATGGCCGACGACAACCGCGCCGACCTGATCTACGGCAAGGACCAGCTGCTGGCGCCACTGCAGCCCGGTATGGCGGCCCCGCCGCACCCGATGGCGCCTGGCAGCACCGAACGGGACTACTACCTCGGCAACATCCGCCGCGGCGAACCCGGAAGCCCGGTGACCACGTTGTTGACCCGGACGCGCGGACGCGTACCTCCACCGGCGAAGTGA
- a CDS encoding transposase, which translates to MGAFTGRHGYSGRQKPEALLERIAPHLLSASEGTVVNKHLRAHDKRLGELLDMHPDTPLFTSFPGIGPVTAGVLISEMGEERSRFPSAASLLAETGLAPVTKASGRTRQVRFRYAANRRMRHAIDWWMFVTVREDPWSSDIYEHARAAGQPHHRALRGLGARWCRILWRCWHDHTPYNPVIHHHATAA; encoded by the coding sequence ATGGGCGCGTTCACCGGCCGACACGGCTACAGCGGCCGCCAGAAACCCGAGGCACTTCTCGAGCGCATAGCGCCGCACCTACTGTCGGCCAGTGAAGGCACGGTCGTCAATAAGCATCTTCGAGCCCACGACAAGCGGCTGGGCGAGCTGCTCGACATGCACCCGGACACTCCGCTCTTCACCAGTTTCCCCGGTATCGGACCCGTCACCGCCGGCGTATTGATCTCCGAAATGGGGGAAGAGCGCAGCCGTTTCCCATCGGCGGCGTCGTTGTTAGCCGAGACCGGCTTGGCTCCGGTCACCAAGGCCTCCGGGCGCACTCGTCAGGTGAGGTTCCGCTACGCCGCCAACCGGCGAATGCGCCACGCCATCGACTGGTGGATGTTCGTCACAGTCCGTGAAGACCCTTGGTCTTCCGACATCTACGAACACGCCCGTGCCGCCGGCCAACCACACCACCGTGCTCTGCGTGGCCTGGGCGCGCGCTGGTGTCGCATTCTGTGGCGCTGCTGGCACGATCACACCCCCTACAACCCGGTCATCCACCACCACGCCACCGCGGCATAG